AAtgtaaaggagaaaatgtaatCTGAGAGCAAATGTAAACCTAGagcagactcttttttttttttttttttaaattttttaacgtttatttatttttgagagagagtgtgcatgagagagtgcaagtgggggaggggcagagagtgagggagacacaggatccgaagcaggctccaggctctgagctgtctgagcccgacgtggggcttgaactcacaaactgcgagatcatgacctgagcagaagtcggatgcttaactgagtcacccaggtgcccctagagcagACTCTTTATCTAAACCCACCAACCATTACTGTTTAGTCAGTGTCACACTCAGGATCAGCAGGGGGTTTTAGAAACACCATTACTTGTGCTTCACACCTCCCCCACCTGCATTCTGTGAGTTGTTGTGTCTCCAGGACTCATTTCTGAGAGTGGAGCCCAAGCTCTGGCCCATGGGGAGGTGACAGGGGTCTGCTGTGCCTGGTTTTGTAGGAGGATCTTGGTGCCGTCCTGTCCCCAGTGCTGTAGCAGGATTTGAGATGTTTCTAGGAGGGCAGTGTCTCTAAGACGGGGGAGGGGAAACTCATAGTACGATAACCTTCAGATCAGAGCTGTTTGTGTTGGTCATGAATCCCTCTTGTGGAAAAGGACATAGAAGGGGGGACTTTTCTGCATTCGAAGGTGCTTCTGCCCGTGAGGAGGCAGGTGGAAAGGAAGGTGTGACAGTTGCAGGGGTTGCCATAACAAGGACCCTACAAGGATTGGctgaaacaacagacatttatgtCTGGTGGTTCTGGAAGCTAAAAGTTGAAGATTAAGTTGTCCTCAGGGGTGTGCTTCCTTTGAAGGCCCTCGGGGAATCCTTTCAGGCCACTATCCAACTTCTGCTTCCTTGAATTGTGGCAGCAAAGTTCATGTGGTGTTCACCCCGtgtgcattttttccccaaacttaCGCCCCCCttttttgtaaggacaccagtcatgttagATTAGGAGACTCCCTACTCTAATATGACTTCATCTTAAGTAATTCCATGTGCaatgaccctgtttccaaataaagagacattctgaggtcctggagcTTAAGACTTCAGCGTATTCGGTTTGATGGGACACAGTACAAACCATAAAAGAAGAGGTATGTTGATGccataaaaaatgtgtatttacaaaatatgtttttccaGAGAGTGAGAACATGGGTGGAAAATTGAAGAACAAAGGGGAAAACGTCTTTCTCAGACTCATACTGGTATCCAGGTCAAATGCTGCGTCCTTTCTTCCCCCTGAGAGGCCATTTGTTTATAACTTGAAAAcctttacttctctctctcaaccctGTCACCCCAGCCCTTGACCTGGGCTCCGTGTCTCACAAATACCCATTCTCCCCTCCAGCGTTTTCTGTCCCGGGCCCACGGTGCCCTCCTGCCCAGGCTTCTTTCCCTCAGGCTTTGCGTCCTTTCCCACATGCCAGCGGTCTCTAGAGGTGCTAGCTAGAAACTTGTAGTTGTTCTTGGTAATTGGCCAGTGGGGAGAAAGTTGGCAAAAATATTCTCAGGTCCCACACCTGTCACTGCCAGTGCTGCTTCAGGTGAAATGCTGATTGCTGttgtgaggtggggggggggggcggtcacaCAGTAATAAACACATCTCAGGGCCCGGTTGCCCATCTTGCACACGCACTCACTTCTCTGACCATCAACACGGAGCCCATTATGCAGGCAGTAGGAAGAAGTTCATGGGTTTTCTCTGTGTTCATCTGAGAGGTAGACTCTGTAAGGGAAGGAACTGTGTCAGGAGTCCAGGTAAGTGACCAGATTGAACAAAGGGGGTTTTCTGCGTTTGAATCTGGCTCAGTGCCAAAGCCACGGGAAGCTGGATTATCTCCTGAGCCAGGAGCTGAGTTCGTATAGAGAGATGGGGCCCTAGACCTACACCCAACCCTGATGGCTCCTAAGGCGTGTAGTGTAATCCTCGCTGACAGTGATTATGTGGTTTCACCCAAGTGGTCAtgaaatctgtgttttttaagtttttattttaattctagttggTTAATGTAGAGTTAATATAGTTATATTAGtttaggtgtacaatgtagtaatTCAATTTCTCCAAAGGAATGTGATTTTTAATGTACTTAAGTACTGTAGTTCTGGAGACAGTCTGCTCTTGATTCTGTGTTACAGGGACCACAGACATTACTGTGAGGTTTCTAAGGTGCCCTCAGAACCTTGATTCGAAATAAAGAGTTTGATGAATCTCTAGTATCATATCACGTGTGTAGGAACAGTGTGTCTAAGGGGTACTTGGGTAGCTTAGTTGGAAGctcatgggactcttgatcttggggtcatgagtttaagccccatgtgggaTGTAGAAATTGttcaaataagtaaaactttaaaaaaaaaaattttttttccaacgtttatttatttttaagacagagagagacagagcatgaacgggggaggggcagagagagagggagacacagaatcggaaacaggctccaggctccgagccatcagcccagagcctgacgcggggctcgaactcccggaccgcgagatcgtgacctggctgaagtcggacgcttaaccgactgcgccacccaggcgccccaaataagtaaaacttaaaaaaaaaatctataaacattCTGTCTGATCACAGGTGCTGGTTTAGAATTGTTTTCTCTAACTCCAGGTATTTGAAGTGTTTAATAGATATAAGAAGTGTCTGTGAATTAAACATGGAGAGGCTTTTCCCAGTTAACAGGGAAGCAGCACGTAAGAAAAATAGAACTTAGTAAGTTTCTTGCAAGATTCTTAGCCTCCAATGTATCTTATGATATTTCTGctctattaaatattataaaaccaATCCAAGATTATTTCACTTACAAGTCACACAAGGTATTTGCCTGACATTCCATTATGCATGTgtcctgtctttcttttctttttctttttctttaaataggcttcatgcccagcacagacctCAACAcaagcttgaactcaggaccagagatcaagacctgagttgagatcaagttTTGGACCCTTAACTtactgacccaggcaccccttgtattTCAGTATCTTTCACAAATCATGCTTAacttttactaattttatttaactgAGGTTTTAACAAATTGATACCTATAGATTGTGAAAATAGTAGTAATTTTGTTCCCAGTATACATTGTTTAAGCAGGAACTAATGTTTTCTGTCTTGAGTTCCAAGATCTTAGGAATAGTacttttgtttctggaaaaaaacaatGATTCCTTCTGTTGCCTTCCTAATATGGAGCCCTTCTTGCATTCATTAAAACTAGGTTTCCATGAGGCAGGAACCTGCAGCTTTGTTGGACAGCAATCAGTGCATCTACAGTTTTCTGAGATCTCTAGGGTGGTATTCACGGTTTATAGTTGCTTATAGAAAGGGTGTTCATAAATAATGGAACATTTTCATTAGCAAAAATTGCATGTAAATACCGCCATCCATCTTGAAATGGCAAAGTGTAAACATAAAGCTAAATATAGATCTGGTTTATTTACAGAACACAGCTAAGCAGTGTTTTTGTATATCATTAATTGAATGCACTAACTTTCTGCACAGCGCAGCCAGGTTCTCATCACCTGTCTGCCCCTAATTAATGAGTGAATGTAGACaagcacttaacctctctgttcttcTGTGGTCCTTATGTTTCTAAGGAAGGCAGCAGTGCCTGCCTCATGTATTTAATGAGAAATAAGTTATTTCATGGGTGGTAGTTATACTGTTGTTTCACACATAGCAAGTGTTGTGTAATGGTTGTTCATGCAACTCTTGGAAGGCCTCAAGTGACTGAAGAACTTTAAGTAATTATTTGAAAGTAAGAAGTGTTGGTGAGTGGAGAATATCAGATTTCAGTTGACATGATTTGTCTGGCCTCTGCCTCCTATTCCCACGCAGGATCCTCTAGCCCAGAAGACAAGTATCAGTCACTGAGGACAGACAGGATGGCCACCAGGGATCTGGCAATAAGAGTGATCTTCTTAATCCAGACTGTGGTTGGAATCCTGGGGAACTTGTCTCTTCTTTACCATTAtgtgcttttttctttcactagGTGTAGGCCAAGGCCCACAGATTTGATTGTCAAGAACCTGATTGTAGCCAACATTTTGGTCCTGGTCTCTTTTGGAATACACCACACCCTGTCAACTTTTGGGTGGTATAACATGTTCAGTGATTTTGGGTGTAAATTCTTCCCCTATGTTCGCGGCGTGAGCAGGGGCGTGTCCATTGGCATGACCTGCCTCTTGAGTGTCTTCCAGGCCATCACGATCAGCCCCCAGAACTCCAGATGGACAGTGCTTAAAGAGAAAGCTCTCAAGTGCCTTGTCCCTTCACTTGTCCTATGCTGGGTCTTGCAGATATTGATAAATATCATGTATCCTGTGGTTATGGGTAGCACTTTGAACAAGAATAACATCACAAACAGAAAAAGTTTCGGGTACTGTTCAGCTGTTCGTTATGAGAAAACCAGAAATTCATTGAATACAATGTTGTTAACATTACCTGATGTGTTGTATGTGGGGCTCATGCTCTGGGCCAGCGTTTCTGTGGTTTTCCTTCTGTACCAGCACAAGCAGAGGGTCCAACACATTCATCAGACCAGCGGCTCCTCCACATCATCCCCTGAGTCCACAGCCACCAAAACCATTTTCCTCCTGGTGTGTACCTTTGTCTACTTTAATACCCTTTCGTCGGTCTTTCaaattgttttgtctgtttttgactGTCCCACCTGGTACCTCGTGAACACCAGTTCAGTGATCACTCTGTGTTTCCCAGCTGTCAGTCCCTTTCTGCTCATGAGCCGAGACCCCAGGGTATCCATGGTCTGCTTTCCCTGTATAAGGAATATAAAATGCCCTCATTTTATGAGAATTGTGTAAATTGTAGGAATTTCCATAATGTTACTCATGTCAGTTATTCCTTCTTCACCTCTGAGTCCTGTATAATTGTGAGAGGCTAACTTAATAATGGTAAGCAGAACACGTTTAACATCTcctttaaagtgaaaaataagttacaaTAGTAATCATAATGCAATATTATATCATTATCTTATAAATCCTTATTGAAGTTTTGCTAATGATTTTAGTGGAGGAGTTCATAAATTATGCAATTTCAATCATCAGATCCTGAAACAATCTGGATATTATGCAGAACTCTTTGGGAGTGTCATGTAAATTTGTTACAGCAAATATCCCTGAAGTGATGTAGGCATGGAATTAAAGCAAAAGGAGCCTGGAAATGGGTCAGCCTGTGGCTGCTCGACACTGACACTGAAGAGAATGGTATCAGAGGAAAAATTCAGTAAATGAATAAAGCCTTGGACACCCAGTTATGATTGTGGCACATTTCATCCTTAGGAAGGTGGTAGTTAGGTGAAGTATGATGTTATGGGAACATGGGAGGTGAGCATGAGTAAACATTTTCAGATAGAAATGGTCAGATTGGACTGGAGCGGATAGTGGAGAGCATAGATTAAAATTttagctgatttaaaaaaaaatttattttagagagagagtgtgagaatagagggtcagaaggagagagagaatcgagCTGCGTGataaatgtggagcctgcttgagattctctctctctccctctgcccccctcccagccttgtgccctgtctctctttctaaaagaaaaaaatatataaaagtatgtttttaaaatatataaaggcaCATTCTCCTGTCGTAAGTGTGTCGCTCAAGGAAAGTTCACAAAGTGATCACACTCTGTACCAGGTATTTAGTTCAATAGATAAAATATTGTCAGACTCAGAAGCCCCTTGTGCTCCTTACCAGTCAGTCCTCATCACGGTCATACATGCCGTGACATGGAACAGCATAGGTACTTTAGGCTCTTTAGTACTGATATAAAGGAAGTAATAGAGCACGGACTCTTTGTATTTggcttttgtcattttttctgttgtttgtgaACTTACTGCTGCATGTTGTTACTGATCATTCATTGGCATTGCTGCAGAGAGGGTTCTCCTGCATAAATTTGAAACTATTAACTCAGTCACTCCACTTTTAATTAGGATAGTGGTGGTTTTCAGTTTGGGTCTATTAGGAATAATGCTGTACGTAAATTTCTACCATGCTTTGTTAGCACGCATAAAACTTTCTGCTGGCCACAGAAGTAACAACGGAGTTGAATGGTGACAGGTTTACATCTCTGCACCTTTAGGAAACAGTGCCCAAGGAGTTTGAAAAATTGTACAAACGTTCACACCCACCAGCAGTGTAggaggtttttggtttgtggacGTGCTTGTCAacagtgttgggtttttttcctttttctttttgacttctgGTTGGTGTGCACTGGTATGAAGTagtgaacttctttttttttttttaatttgtcttaaaaaatgcttatttttgagagagagacagagtgtgaacaggggaggagcagagagatagggagacagaatcagaagcaggctccaggctccgagctgtcagcacagagcccgacacagggctcgaactcacaaaccaggagatcatgacctgagccaaagtcagacgcttaacggaccgagccactcaggtacctCATCAAGTAGTGATTTTCTTATACTCTCCTTGATTACTATGGAAGTTGTGCATTGTTTCACATATTCCTTAGACATTGGGAAATATCTTTTTCAAGTATACCTTAGTtttattttgtccagttttttctATCATGttgtccttttcttaaaaaaaaaattttttttttacatttatttttgagagacagagagagagagagagagcatgagcaggagaggggcagagagagagggagacacagaatccaaagcaggctccaggctctgagctgtcagcacagagcccaacgtggggccgaactcacaaaccacgagatcatgacgcgagccaaagtcggatgcccacctgactgagccacccaggagcccctcgtgTTGTCCTTTTCTCAATGTTTTGTAGTAGGTCTGTATATTTGTTAGGCGTGTTTCCTTTCTTGGTCTCTtttttctcatgctctctctgtgtctttgtatgttcattttttttcttgaaatttatttattttgagcgagagaaagtgagagacagcatgtgcacgAGTTGGGGgacactcagagagagagagggagagagaatcccaagcaggcttgatgctgtcagcacagaacctgatgatgggctcaaactctcgaactgtgagGTCTTGACCTGACCTGAACTCAAGAGtgggatgctgaactgactgagttacccacaTGCTGCCTGTCGTTGTATGTGCTGATGAGAAGAaagtctttaaattctttttattttctaatgtttatttgtgagagagagacacagagtatgagtgggggaggggcagagagagagagagagagagagagagagagagagagacagaatctgaagcaggctctaggctctgagctgtcagcacagctgacacaaactcacaaacggtgagaccacgacctgagccaaagtcagatacttaaccaactgagccacccaggtgccccgagaagaaagaagaaagttttaatGTTAATATAACTCTTTCCTCCTTTATACATAATGCTTATTTCTGTTCAAGAATACTTcccttttttaagttatttttacttttattgtagagagagagagcatgaagggggagaggggcagatggaaagagcgagagaaagagagagggagagaatctttagcaggctccactctcaggtggaacccaagatggggcttgatctcccccTACTTagcagaaatcgagagtcagcAGCTCAAATGACTGatcaacccaggtgcccccaaaatcttTATATCACGTTAATCTTTAGATTGGCAGTCCTTCCAGAACTGAATTGCTGTATGTGTGGATagtgaattctatttttttctgataagctAACAAATTTCAATTCTTTCAGAATACATGATGTTATATGTGGAAACAAGGGGAACAGATGTGACCACGAATCTCTTGCTGCCTATTGTGTTTGAATAATACTGCCTTTTGTCTTGGTCCCTGGAGTCTCATGTCTTCTTGCAGCATCCATGCAGCCGGCAGGCTCACTTACTGGTTTGCAAATGGGGTAAAATCTTATACCCTTTACATTTCTTGAAGTCTTGGCAATGAGGATGGGATAACAATCGAGCAGTACAAGGACTAACCTTTGTGTGTTGCCATAGTAACAGTGGGAAGTTGAGTTGATGTGGTAATTGAGTGCTTTCTGAGTCTGTGTGGACTGCTACAAGAAAATTCACAAGTGTATAGTGTAGAAACGTGTTCGCATCTCCCAGGTATGGAGTTTGAaaatctgagatcagggtgccagtgTGGTTGTTGAGGGCCTTTCTCTGGGTTGCAGCCTTCTGCTATTGTCATAAGACAGAATAGGGGAGGGAGTTCTCAGGTCTCTTTGTAAAGGGCACCCATCACtttcatgagggcagagccttcaggacacttcccaaaggccccacctccaaatgccatcacctTGTGGGTTAGGtttcaatatatgtatttttaggaAACACAAACAGACCATTGCAGGACCCTTTGGAACAAGTTCGACAACCAGTTTGTTTCTATGTCACAATGTAATAGGAATTGTTGTGTTATAGGCTTTGCTTCCCCATTCCAGAAGTTCCAGACGGGATTGTCCCAATCAGGGTGAGGTGCAGGTAGAGAAGTGTTACTGGGACACACAGCCTTTCATTTGCCATCATTGGGGGGTTTCTGTCCACCTCTGATGTACCAAGTTTTGATAACGTATGTGATATTCTGTCTGTTGGCCTGTTAGAGGCCTCAGTCTTAATTGCTCTGTCTAATGTGCCATCACCTCTGCCAGTAGGGGTGGCTGATATAACCCAAGCAATTCAGAACCCGATAAAGTTCACTAGTAAAGTGCTCAGTCCCTCCTGCAGTGAAGGAAAAATCCTCTTGTTTCCTTCCTATCACCTAGAAGGAAGTCAAGTCTTACTGAACCCCTCGGGTGTGGGAGACAGCACAGGTCTCTGTGAGTGCTGTGTCTGTCATTTGGAGCCTCTGGCAAAGGGAGGAAGCCTCGACCCAGAAGCACCCCATGGTATGTGATTTGGGGGCTCGTGCAACACAGTTAACTGGTGCGCTGTTTTGAAACAGcagttttaaaactaaataaataaatttttaacaataCACTGATTAACTTGCTAGTGTGCTCTCCTCAAAACTGACCCTTAGTAGTGCTTTCACTGTGTGGCTTCATATTCCACTTTTGGAATGAGTCAACATGGACTCACTGGGAAGAGAGTAAGGAAGGGCCTCACGTTTCTCGTGTCGAATGGAAGTGCCTATTCAAGAATGAGGGCACACTCTTTCCAGCAACATGCCATGTTGACAAGAAAAAGTCCTACCCATCCCTTCCGAAGAAATTTTTAGCTCCACGGCGTAGCCAAAGCCACTGGCACTAGGAACCCTCAATATCCTGAGGGTCCCCTAAATGCATGGCTCCCTTTGCTGATGGTTTAGGTAGGCTGAACTCTGGTGGTGTCCCCTGGGCCACTGGGTCTGGTTAGTCTCGGTGCTGGCTCTGCAAATCCGAAATCAGAGGCAGTCCTTCTTTCACTGGTCGTATGTCAGATTCCTGGGCTGCTGCCAGGGGTCTAGCTGTTGAGTGTGCGACTTGGAAAACAGTGGATGGCAGATGAATGACTTCCctcactcccccccacccaccgcaAACCTTAACGGGCTGTGAACAGTGGAAGCACATTTCACTGCTATAATAATTGTGTGGGTCCCTCATTCAGTGCCCTTGGTGAGGCCTGTTCTCACAGAGACTGATCAGAATGAAGCTGCTGATTGAGCCTGTTTCTGATCAGAGGTATCTGTGCATAGCACACTTGTGACTCCCTTGCAcggttttattgaggtatatggGACGAATAAAATTGTATGATATCTAATGTGCAGCCTCAGCTAACAAGACCCAGAGCTGTTGGGGTGGAGCGAGATCCCAGAACATGGAGAGCAAGCAATGAAAAATGCAATGCCTCAACATCTCTTTTTATCGGAAGTCTTGCCCTTCTGTTGACACAATGAagggggagagagcatcccaggcCTTCCCTTCCCTATCGGCAAACTCACTGTAACAGTCTTCCTAAGATGTTGGTGGAGGTTGTTTTGAGTGAAACTTGGAACAGAGATTAGACCCAACATTTCCCGACAGTGTCAGAGGAGACAGACTCCAGGACATACTCACGATGCCAGGCCAGGGATGGAAATTCTGGGTCAGGGAGACAGACACGTGGTGGTGGAGTGTGGCTCTGGGGTTCAGGGCCAAGCCTGCAGAGGTGCAGGGAAGGGGAGACATCTATGCAACGATCTGAGAATTGAATGGGAACTGCTCTCTAAGGTATGGAATGGTTTGGACAAAGGCCTGTTTGGTGTGAGAAAGCGTGATGTGCTGAGGGGGTTCCGATTTTCCACAACTGCTAACCTCCACCAGTGGAAGTGACATGGGGCGTGATAGTCCCTGCGGTGCACCCTGGGGACTTGGAGCTCCAGACTGTGTCCTGAGCAGGATGCCTGGGCAGG
The Lynx canadensis isolate LIC74 chromosome E2, mLynCan4.pri.v2, whole genome shotgun sequence genome window above contains:
- the LOC115503259 gene encoding vomeronasal type-1 receptor 4-like, whose product is MICLASASYSHAGSSSPEDKYQSLRTDRMATRDLAIRVIFLIQTVVGILGNLSLLYHYVLFSFTRCRPRPTDLIVKNLIVANILVLVSFGIHHTLSTFGWYNMFSDFGCKFFPYVRGVSRGVSIGMTCLLSVFQAITISPQNSRWTVLKEKALKCLVPSLVLCWVLQILINIMYPVVMGSTLNKNNITNRKSFGYCSAVRYEKTRNSLNTMLLTLPDVLYVGLMLWASVSVVFLLYQHKQRVQHIHQTSGSSTSSPESTATKTIFLLVCTFVYFNTLSSVFQIVLSVFDCPTWYLVNTSSVITLCFPAVSPFLLMSRDPRVSMVCFPCIRNIKCPHFMRIV